One stretch of Streptomyces hygroscopicus DNA includes these proteins:
- a CDS encoding TetR family transcriptional regulator, with translation MERGTRRGAERRAEIVRSALEVIAERGYRGATLGAVAERVGLTQQGLLHYFPTKDSLLIAVLKERDQWDTGSARRDGGDVWPLDLLASLVEYNAMRPGIVQTFSALLGESVTDEHPARGFFTQRYENVRADMAATLRGEFGDRLPGGLTPEAAAPLVVAVMDGLQFQWLHDRDAVDMPALFRAFVSLLGQGDEEAEE, from the coding sequence ATGGAGCGCGGTACGCGACGCGGTGCGGAACGACGGGCGGAGATCGTCCGTTCCGCGCTCGAAGTGATCGCCGAGCGCGGCTACCGGGGCGCGACCCTCGGCGCGGTCGCCGAGCGGGTGGGGCTCACCCAACAGGGGCTGCTCCACTACTTCCCCACCAAGGACTCCCTGCTCATCGCCGTACTCAAGGAGCGCGACCAGTGGGACACCGGCTCCGCGCGGCGCGACGGCGGCGACGTATGGCCGCTGGACCTGCTCGCCTCGCTGGTGGAGTACAACGCGATGCGCCCCGGTATCGTCCAGACCTTCTCCGCGCTCCTCGGCGAAAGCGTCACCGACGAACACCCCGCACGCGGCTTCTTCACCCAGCGCTATGAGAACGTGCGCGCCGACATGGCGGCCACCCTGCGCGGCGAGTTCGGCGACCGGCTTCCCGGCGGGCTCACCCCCGAGGCCGCCGCGCCGCTGGTGGTGGCGGTGATGGACGGCCTGCAGTTCCAGTGGCTGCACGACCGGGACGCGGTGGACATGCCCGCCCTCTTCCGGGCCTTCGTCTCCCTGCTGGGACAGGGAGACGAAGAGGCCGAGGAGTGA
- a CDS encoding acyl carrier protein, which yields MAATQEEILEGLAEIVNEIAGIPTEDVLLDKSFTDDLDVDSLSMVEVVVAAEERFDVKIPDDDVKNLKTVGDAVDYILKHQG from the coding sequence ATGGCCGCCACTCAGGAAGAGATCCTCGAGGGTCTCGCCGAGATCGTCAACGAGATCGCCGGTATCCCGACCGAGGACGTCCTGCTGGACAAGTCCTTCACCGACGACCTGGACGTCGACTCGCTGTCCATGGTCGAGGTGGTCGTCGCCGCCGAGGAGCGCTTCGACGTGAAGATCCCGGACGACGACGTCAAGAACCTCAAGACCGTCGGCGACGCCGTCGACTACATCCTCAAGCACCAGGGCTGA
- a CDS encoding 3-oxoacyl-ACP synthase has translation MTAKIKPSKGAPYARILGVGGYRPTRVVPNEEILKHIDSSDEWIRSRSGIATRHWAGPDETVAAMSVEAGGKAIADAGLIPEQIGAVIVSTVSHFKQTPAVATEIAHLLGTGKPAAFDISAGCAGFGYGLALAKGMITDGTAEHVLVIGVERLSDLTDLEDRATAFLFGDGAGAVVVGPSKEPAIGPTVWGSEGDKSDTITQTLPWDVYRDQDAADVRYPALRQEGQAVFRWAVYEMAKVAQQALDEAGVAPDDLDAFIPHQANMRIIDSMIKTLKLPEHVTVARDVETTGNTSAASIPLAMERLLATGQAKSGDTALVIGFGAGLVYAATVVTLP, from the coding sequence ATGACCGCGAAGATCAAGCCCAGTAAGGGCGCCCCGTACGCGCGCATTCTCGGCGTCGGTGGCTACCGTCCGACCCGGGTGGTGCCGAACGAGGAGATCCTCAAGCACATCGACTCCTCCGACGAGTGGATCCGCTCCCGCTCGGGCATCGCCACCCGGCACTGGGCCGGTCCGGATGAGACGGTCGCCGCCATGTCCGTGGAGGCGGGCGGCAAGGCCATCGCCGACGCCGGTCTGATCCCGGAACAGATCGGCGCCGTGATCGTCTCGACGGTCTCGCATTTCAAGCAGACCCCGGCGGTCGCGACCGAGATCGCGCATCTGCTGGGCACCGGCAAGCCGGCCGCGTTCGACATCTCGGCGGGCTGTGCCGGCTTCGGTTACGGGCTGGCCCTCGCCAAGGGCATGATCACCGACGGCACCGCGGAGCATGTGCTGGTCATCGGGGTCGAGCGGCTTTCGGACCTGACCGATCTGGAGGACCGCGCGACGGCCTTCCTGTTCGGCGACGGCGCCGGCGCCGTGGTGGTCGGCCCCTCCAAGGAGCCCGCGATCGGCCCCACCGTCTGGGGCTCGGAGGGCGACAAGTCCGACACCATCACCCAGACGCTGCCCTGGGACGTCTACCGCGACCAGGACGCCGCCGATGTGCGTTATCCGGCGCTGCGCCAGGAGGGCCAGGCGGTCTTCCGCTGGGCCGTCTACGAGATGGCGAAGGTCGCCCAGCAGGCTCTGGACGAGGCCGGAGTCGCCCCGGACGACCTCGACGCGTTCATCCCCCACCAGGCCAATATGCGGATCATCGACTCGATGATCAAAACCCTCAAGCTGCCGGAGCACGTCACGGTCGCCCGTGATGTGGAGACCACCGGCAACACCTCGGCCGCCTCCATTCCGCTCGCCATGGAGCGGCTGTTGGCGACGGGGCAGGCGAAGAGCGGCGACACCGCGCTCGTCATCGGATTCGGAGCGGGTCTCGTCTACGCAGCGACGGTCGTTACCCTTCCTTAG
- a CDS encoding PucR family transcriptional regulator: MPEPASNTPHPHSATLRRLEKSSGKLAANAIARMDEQLPWYRAMPPENRSWIGLVAQAGIAAFTEWFRHPEAPQAISTDVFGTAPRELTRAITLRQTVEMVRTTIEVMESAIDDVAAPGDESVLREALLVYAREIAFATAQVYAQAAEARGAWDARLESLVVNAVLSGEADEGALSRAAALGWNSPEHVCVVLGTAPDGDSELTVEAIRRAARHAKLQVLTGVLGDRLVVVAGGSDNPLQTAKALIGPYAPGPVVAGPVVSDLLAATRSAGAAAAGLKACTAWPDAPRPVIADDLLPERAMAGDPAAREQLVEEIYRPLEEAGSALLETLSVYLEQASSLEGAARMLFVHPNTVRYRLRRVTDVTGWSPSDVRSAFTLRIALILGRLADANILS, from the coding sequence GTGCCTGAACCAGCCTCGAACACCCCGCATCCGCACAGTGCCACCCTGCGCCGCCTGGAGAAGTCCTCCGGGAAGCTCGCCGCCAACGCCATCGCGCGCATGGACGAGCAGCTGCCGTGGTACCGCGCGATGCCGCCCGAGAACCGCTCCTGGATCGGGCTGGTGGCACAGGCGGGCATCGCGGCCTTCACCGAATGGTTTCGCCACCCCGAGGCGCCCCAGGCGATCAGCACCGATGTGTTCGGCACCGCCCCGCGCGAGCTGACCCGGGCGATCACGCTGCGGCAGACCGTGGAGATGGTCCGCACGACCATCGAGGTCATGGAGTCGGCGATCGACGACGTGGCGGCCCCGGGCGATGAGTCGGTGCTGCGCGAGGCGCTGCTGGTGTACGCGCGGGAGATCGCCTTCGCCACCGCCCAGGTGTACGCGCAGGCCGCCGAGGCGCGCGGCGCCTGGGACGCCCGGCTGGAGTCGCTGGTGGTCAACGCGGTGCTGTCCGGGGAGGCGGACGAGGGGGCGCTGTCCCGCGCCGCGGCGCTCGGCTGGAACTCCCCCGAGCATGTGTGCGTGGTGCTGGGCACCGCCCCCGACGGGGACAGCGAGCTGACGGTCGAGGCGATCCGCCGGGCCGCCCGCCACGCCAAGCTGCAGGTCCTCACCGGGGTGCTGGGCGACCGGCTGGTGGTGGTCGCGGGCGGCTCGGACAATCCGCTGCAGACGGCGAAGGCACTGATCGGGCCGTACGCCCCCGGCCCGGTGGTGGCCGGTCCGGTGGTCTCCGACCTGCTGGCCGCGACCCGCTCGGCGGGGGCGGCGGCGGCCGGGCTGAAGGCGTGCACGGCCTGGCCGGACGCGCCCCGTCCGGTGATCGCCGACGATCTGCTGCCCGAGCGCGCGATGGCCGGGGACCCCGCTGCCCGTGAGCAGTTGGTGGAGGAGATCTACAGACCGCTGGAGGAAGCCGGTTCGGCACTGCTCGAGACACTGAGTGTGTACCTCGAACAGGCGAGCAGTCTGGAGGGGGCGGCCCGGATGCTCTTCGTTCACCCGAACACCGTCCGCTACCGGCTACGACGTGTGACGGACGTCACCGGATGGTCACCTTCCGACGTCAGGTCGGCGTTTACTCTGCGCATAGCCCTGATCCTGGGCCGTCTCGCCGACGCGAACATATTGTCCTGA
- a CDS encoding 3-oxoacyl-ACP synthase, producing MNSTNRTVVVTGVGATTPLGGDAPSTWEALLAGRSGVRLLEEEWAAELPVRIAAKIAVEPGTVIPRPQARKLDRSAQFALIAAREAWADAGFTAKAGEDSSIDPDRLGVVVASGIGGVTTLLDQYDVLREKGVRKVSPHTVPMLMPNSPAANVSIDLNARAGAHTPVSACASGAEAIGYAIEMIRTGRADVVVAGGTEASIHPLPMVAFGNMMAMSKNNDDPQGASRPFDADRNGFVMGEGSGAIVLESAEHAAARGARVYAQAIGQGISADAHHITQPEPSGNGIGNALQNLVENTGINGAEVAHVNAHATSTPQGDLAEIKALRKVFGDDVDHMAVSATKSMTGHLLGGAGGVETVASVLALYHRLAPPTINLVSPDPEADADVVTGEARALPADGPIVALNDSFGFGGHNVVLAFRTV from the coding sequence GTGAACTCGACCAATCGCACCGTGGTCGTCACCGGTGTTGGTGCCACGACGCCGCTGGGTGGCGACGCCCCGTCGACCTGGGAGGCCCTGCTGGCCGGCCGGTCCGGCGTCCGCCTCCTGGAGGAGGAATGGGCGGCCGAGTTGCCGGTCCGCATCGCCGCGAAGATCGCGGTGGAGCCGGGCACGGTCATTCCGCGTCCGCAGGCCCGCAAGCTCGACCGGTCGGCGCAGTTCGCGCTGATCGCGGCCCGTGAGGCATGGGCGGACGCGGGCTTCACCGCCAAGGCGGGCGAGGACTCCTCGATCGACCCCGACCGGCTCGGCGTGGTCGTGGCCTCCGGCATCGGCGGCGTGACCACCCTGCTCGACCAGTACGACGTGCTGCGCGAGAAGGGCGTCCGCAAGGTCTCCCCGCACACCGTGCCGATGCTGATGCCCAACAGCCCGGCGGCGAACGTCAGCATCGACCTCAACGCCCGCGCGGGCGCGCACACCCCGGTGAGCGCGTGCGCGTCCGGCGCCGAGGCCATCGGCTACGCCATCGAGATGATCCGCACCGGCCGCGCCGATGTGGTGGTCGCGGGCGGCACCGAGGCGTCCATCCACCCACTGCCCATGGTCGCCTTCGGCAACATGATGGCGATGTCCAAGAACAACGACGACCCGCAGGGCGCCTCGCGCCCGTTCGACGCCGACCGCAACGGCTTCGTGATGGGCGAGGGCTCGGGCGCCATCGTCCTGGAGTCGGCGGAGCACGCCGCCGCGCGCGGCGCCCGGGTGTACGCGCAGGCCATCGGCCAGGGCATCTCGGCCGACGCCCACCACATCACCCAGCCGGAGCCGTCCGGCAACGGCATCGGGAACGCGCTGCAGAACCTGGTGGAGAACACCGGCATCAACGGTGCCGAGGTCGCGCACGTCAACGCGCACGCGACCTCGACCCCGCAGGGCGACCTGGCGGAGATCAAGGCACTGCGCAAGGTGTTCGGCGACGATGTGGACCATATGGCGGTCTCCGCGACCAAGTCCATGACGGGCCATCTGCTCGGTGGCGCGGGCGGTGTGGAGACGGTGGCCAGCGTGCTCGCGCTGTACCACCGGCTGGCCCCGCCGACGATCAACCTCGTCTCCCCGGACCCGGAGGCGGACGCCGACGTCGTAACCGGCGAGGCGCGGGCGCTCCCGGCCGACGGCCCGATCGTCGCGCTGAACGACTCGTTCGGCTTCGGCGGCCACAATGTGGTGCTGGCCTTCCGCACGGTCTGA
- a CDS encoding 3-hydroxyisobutyrate dehydrogenase yields the protein MTEQLPATSVAVLGTGIMGSGMARNLARSGLDVRAWNRTRSKAEPLGQDGVRVTDTPAEAVDGADVVLTILYDGAAALETMRQAASALHPGAVWAQATTAGLEAMESLAAFAREKDLVLIDSPVLGTKQPAESGQLLVLAAGPRPVRPVVRPVFDAIGSRTVWVGDSAEGAAATRLKLVLNSWVLNVTHATAEAAALAKGLGVDFQGFLDGVEGGPLDNGYMRVKSGQLFRGDLAPSFATKTAEKDARLIVEAGERVGVRLDLAAAGLERFRRAIEAGHGDEDMVASYFASFDGEAP from the coding sequence ATGACCGAACAACTCCCGGCAACCTCCGTCGCGGTCCTCGGCACCGGCATCATGGGGTCCGGCATGGCCCGCAACCTCGCCCGCTCCGGGCTCGACGTCCGTGCGTGGAACCGCACCCGGTCCAAGGCCGAGCCGCTCGGCCAGGACGGCGTACGCGTCACCGACACCCCGGCCGAGGCCGTGGACGGCGCCGATGTCGTCCTGACGATCCTCTACGACGGCGCCGCGGCCCTCGAGACGATGCGGCAGGCCGCCTCCGCGCTGCACCCCGGGGCCGTGTGGGCCCAGGCCACCACGGCGGGGCTGGAGGCGATGGAATCGCTCGCCGCGTTCGCCCGTGAGAAGGATCTCGTCCTCATCGACTCGCCCGTCCTCGGCACCAAGCAGCCCGCGGAGAGCGGACAGCTTCTGGTGCTGGCCGCCGGCCCTCGCCCCGTCCGCCCGGTCGTCCGGCCGGTCTTCGACGCGATCGGCAGCCGTACGGTGTGGGTCGGCGACAGCGCGGAGGGGGCCGCCGCCACCCGGCTCAAGCTGGTGCTCAACAGCTGGGTCCTCAATGTCACCCACGCCACCGCCGAGGCGGCCGCCCTCGCCAAGGGGCTGGGCGTGGACTTTCAGGGTTTCCTGGACGGGGTGGAGGGCGGACCGCTGGACAACGGCTATATGCGGGTCAAGTCGGGCCAGCTTTTCCGGGGCGACCTCGCGCCCAGCTTCGCGACCAAGACCGCCGAGAAGGACGCCCGGCTGATCGTGGAGGCCGGGGAGCGCGTCGGAGTGCGGCTGGACCTGGCGGCGGCGGGCCTGGAGCGGTTCCGCCGCGCCATCGAGGCGGGCCACGGCGACGAGGACATGGTGGCCTCGTACTTCGCCAGCTTCGACGGCGAGGCCCCCTGA
- a CDS encoding beta-glucosidase, whose protein sequence is MADAIDDEGTAEAVEKALGLLDLDTKARLLSGQDMWSLPAVPAIGLRSLVMSDGPIGVRGVHWTADDPSIALPSPTALAATWDPELARRAGRLLAQEARRKGVHVLLAPTVNLHRSPLGGRHFEAYSEDPYLTGEIGTGYVTGVQDGGVGTTVKHFVANDAETERFTVDNEVGARALRELYLAPFEAIVKNARPWGIMAAYNGVNGSTMTEHRELQQGVLREEWGFDGFIVSDWLAARDTVRGLKGGLDVAMPGPRTVYGEALAAAVRDGRVTEAELDEAVRRLLTLAARVGVLDGAAPAVAPADRPGPIDGDALAREIARRSFVLLRNEGAGGRGAVLPLTAGAPGGVRSLALIGAAARDARVLGGGSAVVFPDHVVSPLDGLRAALPPEVQFSYAVGADPTDELTPAAQGFELRAVVRAADGRVLGESRLPGGQVQWISDFPEGVSYEELHTVETVGTFTPRESGAHSFGTRGLGGLRLVVDGKVLFEGEQLPPDVDDPFEAFMGSPVPRGQVELTAGAPVEVSLTCAVARPEEALLDAVSFGLLHRAPERDAEELLQEAVAAASAAEVAVVVVATTERVESEGFDRGHLRLPGRQDELVRRVAATGTPTVVVVNAGSPVEMAWREEVAAVLLSWFPGQEAGAALADVLLGAEEPGGRLPTTWPERLEDAPVSAVTPSEGRLVYDEGVFIGYRAWERREGIAPAYWFGHGLGYTDWAYEAMDFAPVQGDGEALGTVTVRVRNTGARAGREVVQLYLTVPENDVENGTQDDAEDRPVRSLTGFASVTAAPGETAEVSIPLPRRAAEIWDGTKGAWRLIPGTYTAEAGRSVADRRLWAPVPVRTTA, encoded by the coding sequence ATGGCGGACGCGATCGACGACGAGGGCACGGCCGAGGCCGTGGAGAAGGCCCTCGGCCTGCTGGATCTGGACACCAAGGCGCGGTTGTTGTCCGGGCAGGACATGTGGAGCCTGCCCGCCGTTCCGGCTATCGGGCTGCGCTCGCTGGTGATGTCGGACGGCCCGATCGGCGTCCGCGGCGTCCACTGGACCGCCGACGACCCCTCCATCGCCCTGCCCAGCCCCACCGCGCTCGCCGCCACCTGGGACCCGGAGCTGGCCCGGCGGGCGGGCCGGCTGCTCGCGCAGGAGGCGCGGCGCAAGGGCGTCCATGTGCTGCTCGCGCCCACGGTCAATCTGCACCGCTCCCCGCTGGGCGGGCGGCACTTCGAGGCGTACAGCGAGGATCCGTATCTCACCGGCGAGATCGGCACCGGCTATGTGACGGGTGTGCAGGACGGCGGAGTGGGCACCACCGTCAAGCACTTCGTGGCCAACGACGCGGAGACCGAGCGCTTCACCGTCGACAACGAGGTCGGTGCGCGGGCGCTGCGCGAGCTGTATCTCGCGCCCTTCGAAGCCATCGTCAAGAACGCCCGCCCCTGGGGCATCATGGCCGCCTACAACGGGGTCAACGGCTCGACCATGACCGAGCACCGCGAGCTGCAGCAGGGGGTGCTGCGCGAGGAGTGGGGCTTCGACGGCTTCATCGTCTCCGACTGGCTGGCGGCCCGCGACACCGTGCGCGGGCTCAAGGGCGGGCTCGATGTCGCGATGCCCGGCCCGCGGACCGTCTACGGCGAGGCGCTGGCCGCCGCGGTGCGCGACGGCCGGGTGACCGAGGCGGAGCTGGACGAGGCGGTGCGGCGGCTGCTCACCCTGGCGGCCCGGGTCGGCGTCCTGGACGGCGCGGCCCCGGCCGTCGCCCCCGCCGACCGGCCCGGCCCCATCGACGGGGACGCGCTGGCCCGCGAGATCGCCCGGCGGTCCTTCGTGCTGCTGCGGAACGAGGGCGCGGGCGGCCGGGGCGCGGTGCTGCCCCTGACCGCCGGCGCCCCAGGCGGGGTGCGGTCGCTGGCCCTGATCGGCGCGGCGGCGCGCGACGCCCGGGTGCTGGGCGGCGGCTCGGCGGTGGTCTTCCCCGACCATGTGGTCTCACCGCTCGACGGACTGCGGGCCGCCCTGCCGCCGGAGGTCCAGTTCAGCTACGCCGTGGGCGCCGACCCCACCGACGAACTCACCCCCGCCGCCCAGGGGTTCGAGCTGCGCGCCGTGGTCCGGGCCGCCGACGGGCGGGTGCTGGGCGAATCCCGGCTGCCCGGCGGACAGGTGCAGTGGATCAGCGACTTCCCCGAGGGCGTGAGCTACGAGGAGCTGCACACCGTCGAAACCGTCGGCACCTTCACCCCGCGCGAAAGCGGTGCGCACTCCTTCGGCACCAGGGGGCTGGGCGGCCTCCGGCTGGTCGTGGACGGAAAGGTGCTCTTCGAGGGGGAGCAGCTCCCGCCGGACGTCGACGACCCCTTCGAGGCGTTCATGGGCTCACCGGTGCCCCGGGGCCAGGTGGAGCTCACGGCGGGCGCACCGGTGGAGGTCAGCCTCACCTGTGCGGTGGCCCGCCCCGAGGAGGCCCTTCTCGACGCCGTCAGCTTCGGCCTGCTGCACCGGGCCCCGGAGCGGGACGCCGAGGAGCTGCTCCAGGAGGCCGTCGCCGCGGCCTCGGCGGCCGAGGTGGCCGTGGTGGTGGTCGCCACCACCGAGAGGGTCGAGAGCGAGGGGTTCGACCGCGGGCATCTGCGGCTGCCGGGCCGTCAGGACGAGCTGGTGCGGCGGGTCGCCGCCACCGGCACCCCCACCGTGGTGGTGGTCAACGCGGGCTCGCCCGTCGAGATGGCCTGGCGGGAGGAGGTCGCCGCGGTGCTGCTGAGCTGGTTCCCGGGCCAGGAGGCGGGCGCCGCGCTCGCCGATGTCCTGCTGGGCGCGGAGGAGCCCGGCGGACGGCTGCCCACGACCTGGCCCGAGCGTCTCGAGGACGCCCCGGTCAGCGCGGTGACGCCCAGCGAGGGCCGACTGGTCTACGACGAGGGCGTGTTCATCGGCTACCGCGCGTGGGAGCGGCGGGAGGGGATCGCTCCGGCGTACTGGTTCGGGCATGGCCTCGGATACACCGACTGGGCCTACGAGGCGATGGACTTCGCCCCCGTGCAGGGCGATGGCGAGGCGCTGGGCACGGTGACCGTGCGGGTCCGCAACACGGGTGCCAGGGCGGGCCGTGAGGTCGTGCAGCTCTACCTCACCGTGCCGGAGAACGACGTCGAGAACGGCACCCAGGACGATGCCGAGGACCGCCCGGTCCGGAGCCTGACGGGCTTCGCCTCGGTCACCGCCGCCCCGGGGGAGACGGCGGAGGTGTCCATCCCCCTGCCCCGCCGGGCGGCGGAGATCTGGGACGGGACAAAGGGCGCCTGGCGGCTGATCCCGGGCACCTACACGGCAGAAGCAGGCCGCAGCGTAGCCGACCGCCGCCTATGGGCCCCGGTCCCGGTGCGGACGACGGCCTGA
- a CDS encoding ACP S-malonyltransferase, producing MLVLVAPGQGAQKPGFLTPWLDLPGVTERLTWWSAVSGLDLIHYGTKADEEEIRDTAVAQPLLVAAGLVSAHALFGEGIEGATGPAGLPSRIGAVAGHSVGEITAAVAAGVLTDEAAMVLVRRRGLAMAEAASRTETGMAAILGGEQDDVVAHLDKHGLTPANVNGAGQIVAAGTAEQLAALAEDKPEGVRRVVPLKVAGAFHTDHMAPAVAALEALVAGVPVADPRTAYVSNRDGGVVTSGAGVIERMVAQVSNPVRWDLCMETFQELGVTALIEVAPGGTLTGLAKRALPGVTNLALKTPDDLDAARALIEEHASPAVATPAEEELREA from the coding sequence GTGCTCGTACTCGTCGCTCCCGGCCAGGGCGCTCAAAAGCCCGGCTTCCTCACCCCCTGGCTCGACCTGCCCGGCGTCACCGAACGTCTGACGTGGTGGTCGGCCGTGTCCGGGCTGGACCTCATCCACTACGGCACCAAGGCCGACGAGGAGGAGATCCGCGACACCGCGGTGGCCCAGCCGCTGCTGGTGGCCGCCGGTCTGGTCTCCGCCCACGCGCTGTTCGGCGAGGGCATCGAGGGCGCGACCGGTCCCGCGGGGCTGCCGAGCCGTATCGGCGCGGTCGCGGGCCACAGCGTCGGCGAGATCACCGCGGCCGTGGCCGCCGGTGTCCTCACCGACGAGGCGGCCATGGTGCTGGTCCGCCGCCGCGGGCTCGCCATGGCGGAGGCCGCGAGCCGCACCGAGACCGGAATGGCCGCCATACTGGGTGGTGAGCAGGACGATGTCGTCGCCCACCTCGACAAGCACGGGCTGACCCCGGCGAACGTCAACGGCGCCGGGCAGATCGTGGCCGCGGGCACCGCCGAGCAGCTGGCGGCGCTGGCCGAGGACAAGCCCGAGGGGGTGCGCCGCGTCGTACCGCTCAAGGTGGCCGGCGCGTTCCACACCGACCATATGGCCCCGGCGGTCGCCGCCCTCGAGGCCCTGGTCGCGGGCGTTCCGGTGGCCGATCCGCGCACCGCTTACGTCTCCAACCGTGACGGCGGGGTCGTGACGTCCGGGGCCGGGGTGATCGAGCGAATGGTCGCCCAGGTGTCCAACCCGGTGCGCTGGGACCTGTGCATGGAGACCTTCCAGGAGCTGGGCGTCACCGCGCTGATCGAGGTGGCCCCGGGCGGCACGCTCACCGGCCTCGCCAAGCGTGCCCTGCCGGGCGTCACCAACCTGGCGCTGAAGACTCCGGACGATCTCGACGCGGCCCGTGCGCTGATCGAGGAGCACGCCAGTCCCGCCGTCGCCACACCGGCCGAAGAGGAGCTCCGAGAAGCATGA